In the Juglans microcarpa x Juglans regia isolate MS1-56 chromosome 6D, Jm3101_v1.0, whole genome shotgun sequence genome, one interval contains:
- the LOC121234172 gene encoding uncharacterized protein LOC121234172, which yields MRLPSTAPASSSKRGNTNPSGPRLRKKHKRLDAICEEEYNRNHGESNEGDGGDDLAELRRSSRVRRAPILLDVSPPPVKKRRKIARSVMLGGEKIAKSSSPCESGDLGGEETPGSWKSRLRSRGKNVSVGVQEERGSPSGKRKLLWETSGIREEEKVVVGELDENKRDLEAGKSMVVKSKRTGRIKVTRDLREGEIENVLSGMEEKNEREEVEVIGDKDEDGDSLLECEMGGENERDRVDVNGQELVEEEKRGTVNVSRTEEGCVGNDNVETVELGDKQVEQSDCGEEGENPNDVGISTHQVEDGGSHDGKDVDLAKVHDGKDVDLAKVHDGKDVALARDGNKTVEHENTMKLEKSKCASSDTLGKPRIKEGRRCGLCGGGTDGKPPKRLIQDAGDSENEAYSGTSGSEEPNYDLWDGFGDEPGWLGRLLGPINDRYGIAGIWVHQHCAVWSPEVYFAGLGCLKNVRAALCRGRALKCTRCGRPGATIGCRVDRCPKTYHLPCARANGCIFDHRKFLIACTDHRHIFQPQGNQYLARIKKLKAKKLKLEMRKLSNDAWRKDIETEEKWLENCGEDEEFLKRESRRLHRDLLRIAPVYIGGSESESGNLFQGWDSVAGLQDVIRCMKEVVILPLLYPEFFNNLGLTPPRGVLLHGYPGTGKTLVVRALIGACARGDKRIAYFARKGADCLGKYVGDAERQLRLLFQVAERCQPSIIFFDEIDGLAPCRTRQQDQTHSSVVSTLLALLDGLKSRGSVIVIGATNRPDAVDPALRRPGRFDREIYFPLPSVQDRAAILSLHTQRWPKPVTGSLLKWIAKRTAGFAGADLQALCTQAAIIALKRNFPLQRILSAAAEKASVHKRLPLPAFAVEERDWLEALLSSPPPCSRREAGIAANDVVSAPLPRYLIPCLLQSFCSLIVSLYLDERLGLPPPISKAAAMIKSVIVSALDKKSMSTERWWSHLDDFLKEADIAKDIERKLSYSGILLGDADSAGSDALNDGSVDNAVGFEPSIEYHGGTRTNLFPNMSFASRSKAGFRILIAGSPRSGQRHLASCLLHCFVGNVDIQKIDMATVSQEGHGDVVQGITQLLMKCASAGPCVVFMPRIDLWAMEINHQVPEESDSCSKHHQFPDLVVQKESESDKKKFKSAEMTDQQCAGRSASHAWSTFIEQAESLCVSTSLMILATSEVPYMALPVKIRQFFRTELSNCSQSTSEHTVPRFSVQIDGKFNRDMVINLSVAELSKDIVQQLVQLIHKKSHIHASSCKEYIDCDAIEGRTDTINISSDHGLANERKHKTYYPDESFIKVPQPPNNRTVKGKPSLLFATSTFGYQILRYPHFAELCWVTSKLKEGPSADIIGPWKGWPFNSCIIRPNNSLEKVAVACSASNIRSKEKSGLVRGLIAVGLLAYRGVYSSPREVSIEVRKVLELLVGQINEKVQAGKDRYQYVRLLSQVAYLEDMINSWVYSLQSLELDTPTMANPSLTSKEFLDNQNARVDNEVQSEECRPSVCGDSCHVPEVLVESTMGIAALDIEHLDLNQGNGDSSYPCSGNRVAISEEGSPQKIVTLGHSTMDKLHNSPAVSHLVGAILNEENGMKSGLCGSENSENHAVVSGKSGSSKHSNGFASTESVGLSENGLVSSSELGNAKLSNAKEVCNQVNNVSSIKTGFRSSDGKPDTDEHIIGNSFSSSNNSFSAKGVVCFYQCCAECLYNLHGLTQKILIHEWGLNRSHWTVEDVHDVVASLSVHLLSAITKIYVAEDFSNSCDESLKGKKYVECPEIRTCHCNKPGNRVVVPVECSCHDISQSCTAKENTSRNTRLMLDSKFLFRDGVLVHVDPDKDVSFHCKYETLCLCSLIEFIAMTKQPFD from the exons ATGCGATTGCCATCGACGGCGCCAGCTTCGTCTTCAAAGCGGGGGAATACGAATCCGTCGGGTCCTCGGCTTCGGAAGAAGCACAAGAGGCTCGATGCGATATGCGAAGAGGAGTATAATCGAAACCATGGTGAATCAAATGAGGGCGACGGCGGGGATGACCTTGCGGAGCTTAGACGGAGCTCACGGGTGCGCCGGGCTCCTATTTTGCTCGACGTTTCACCGCCTCCggtgaagaagagaaggaagattGCGAGGAGTGTAATGTTAGGTGGTGAAAAGATTGCAAAGAGTTCTTCTCCCTGTGAGAGTGGGGACTTAGGGGGTGAGGAGACGCCGGGTAGCTGGAAATCAAGGTTGAGATCGAGGGGGAAGAATGTAAGTGTTGGGGTTCAGGAGGAGAGGGGCTCACCCAGTGGGAAACGCAAGCTTTTATGGGAAACGAGTGGAATTAGGGAGGAGGAGAAGGTGGTAGTGGGTGAATTGGATGAGAACAAAAGGGATTTGGAGGCTGGGAAGTCAATGGTTGTGAAGTCAAAGAGAACAGGTAGGATTAAAGTGACGAGAGATTTGAGGGAAGGAGAGATTGAGAATGTGTTAAGTGGGATGGAAGAGAAGAATGAGAGGGAAGAAGTGGAGGTCATCGGGGACAAGGATGAGGATGGTGACTCACTTTTGGAGTGTGAAATGGGTGGTGAAAATGAAAGGGATAGGGTCGATGTTAATGGCCAAGAGTTAGTcgaggaagagaagagaggaaCGGTAAACGTTTCAAGGACAGAGGAGGGTTGTGTTGGCAATGACAATGTGGAAACTGTGGAGCTTGGCGATAAGCAAGTGGAACAATCAGATTGTGGGGAGGAAGGAGAAAATCCAAATGATGTTGGAATTTCGACACACCAAGTGGAAGATGGAGGGTCTCATGATGGGAAGGATGTTGATTTGGCTAAGGTTCATGATGGAAAGGATGTTGATTTGGCTAAGGTTCATGATGGGAAGGATGTTGCTTTGGCTAGGGATGGTAATAAGACTGTGGAACACGAGAACACAATGAAGTTGGAAAAGTCCAAATGTGCTTCAAGTGATACACTTGGCAAGCCACGCATTAAAGAGGGTAGACGGTGTGGTTTGTGTGGGGGAGGGACTGATGGTAAACCACCGAAGAGGTTAATCCAAGATGCTGGTGACAGTGAAAATGAGGCATATAGTGGCACTTCAGGTTCAGAGGAACCTAACTATGACTTATGGGATGGTTTTGGTGATGAACCTGGCTGGCTTGGCCGGCTCCTGGGTCCTATAAACGATCGCTATGGTATTGCTGGGATATGGGTTCATCAACACTGTGCTGTATGGAGCCCAGAG GTTTATTTTGCTGGTTTGGGATGCTTGAAGAATGTAAGAGCTGCGCTTTGCAGAGGAAGAGCTTTAAAGTGCACCCGCTGTGGGAGGCCGGGAGCAACTATTGGATGTCGTGTTGATCGGTGTCCAAAAACATACCACTTG CCTTGTGCGCGAGCAAATGGTTGCATCTTTGATCATCGCAAATTTCTTATTGCCTGCACAGATCATCGGCATATTTTTCAACCTCAAGGTAACCAATATCTAGCACGGATAAAGAAACTGAAGGCTAAGAAATTGAAGTTGGAAATGAGGAAGCTTTCAAATGATGCTTGGCGAAAGGATATTGAAACTGAAGAGAAATGGTTAGAGAACTGCGGTGAGGATGAAGAATTTTTGAAGCGTGAGAGTAGGAGGCTTCACCGAGACTTATTAAGGATTGCACCTGTGTACATTGGAGGCTCAGAATCAGAAAGTGGAAATTTATTTCAGGGTTGGGATTCTGTTGCTGGGCTTCAAGATGTCATACGATGCATGAAGGAAGTTGTCATATTACCTTTGCTATATCCtgagttttttaataatctGGGGCTTACACCTCCTAGAGGTGTCCTTTTGCATGGGTATCCTGGAACAGGTAAAACTCTAGTTGTTCGGGCACTGATAGGTGCATGTGCTCGTGGTGATAAACGGATAGCATATTTTGCTCGCAAAGGTGCAGATTGCTTAGGAAAATATGTTGGCGATGCAGAGCGTCAGCTGAGACTTTTGTTTCAGGTTGCCGAAAGATGTCAACCTTCTATCATATTCTTTGATGAGATAGATGGGTTGGCACCCTGCCGCACAAGGCAGCAAGATCAGACACATAGTTCAGTTGTGTCAACATTACTTGCTTTATTGGATGGGTTAAAGTCTCGAGGCTCAGTCATAGTAATAGGTGCAACGAATCGTCCTGATGCTGTTGATCCGGCATTAAGGCGACCTGGGAGATTTGACCGGGAGATTTATTTTCCTCTGCCTTCAGTTCAGGACAGAGCTGCTATCTTGTCACTACACACTCAAAGGTGGCCAAAACCAGTTACAGGATCCTTGCTCAAGTGGATTGCGAAAAGAACTGCAGGTTTTGCTGGTGCTGATCTACAGGCTCTCTGTACTCAAGCAGCCATCATTGCTTTGAAGAGAAATTTCCCTTTGCAACGAATTTTATCTGCTGCTGCAGAGAAAGCTTCTGTTCATAAGCGCCTTCCACTTCCTGCCTTTGCGGTGGAGGAGAGGGATTGGCTGGAGGCCTTATTGTCTTCTCCGCCTCCATGCTCTCGTAGAGAAGCAGGAATTGCTGCTAATGATGTAGTATCTGCTCCTCTCCCCAGATATCTTATCCCTTGTCTGCTGCAATCATTTTGCAGTTTGATTGTTTCCCTTTATCTTGATGAACGCCTTGGGTTACCGCCTCCTATCTCTAAAGCTGCAGCAATGATTAAAAGTGTAATAGTTTCTGCTTTGGATAAGAAGAGCATGTCTACTGAACGTTGGTGGTCCCATCTTGATGATTTTCTTAAGGAAGCAGATATTGCGAAGGATATAGAGAGGAAGCTTTCATATTCAGGCATTTTACTAGGAGATGCTGACTCTGCTGGTTCTGATGCTTTGAATGATGGTAGTGTTGATAACGCTGTAGGCTTTGAACCTTCCATTGAATACCATGGTGGCACCCGCACAAATTTGTTCCCAAACATGTCATTTGCATCTAGAAGCAAAGCAGGTTTCCGAATATTGATTGCTGGAAGTCCCAGATCTGGCCAGAGGCATCTTGCATCTTGTCTTCTCCACTGCTTTGTTGGGAATGTCGATATTCAAAAGATTGATATGGCTACAGTTTCACAAGAAGGACATGGAGATGTGGTGCAAGGGATAACACAATTATTAA TGAAATGTGCTAGTGCTGGGCCTTGTGTAGTATTTATGCCAAGAATTGATTTGTGGGCCATGGAGATAAATCACCAAGTTCCTGAGGAGAGTGATTCCTGCTCAAAGCATCATCAATTTCCTGATCTAGTTGTTCAAAAGGAAAGTGAGTCagataaaaagaaattcaaatcaGCAGAGATGACTGACCAACAATGTGCTGGTCGAAGTGCTTCACATGCCTGGAGCACATTCATTGAACAGGCAGAATCTCTATGTGTATCTACATCTTTGATGATTCTG GCTACTTCAGAAGTTCCATATATGGCACTTCCAGTTAAAATAAGACAGTTCTTTAGGACTGAATTATCAAATTGCAGTCAGTCAACTTCAGAGCACACAGTCCCTCGATTTTCAGTCCAAATTGATGGGAAGTTCAACCGTGATATGGTGATCAATCTTTCTGTGGCAGAATTATCCAAGGATATAGTCCAACAGCTTGTTCAGTTGATTCATAAAAAGTCTCACATCCATGCCAGTTCATGCAAGGAGTACATAGATTGTGATGCCATTGAAGGCCGCACAGATACAATAAATATCAGCTCTGATCATGGATTAGCCAATGAACGCAAGCATAAAACATACTATCCTGATGAGTCTTTTATAAAAGTTCCACAGCCACCCAATAATAGAACTGTGAAGGGGAAACCAAGCTTGCTCTTTGCAACATCTACTTTCGGCTATCAAATTCTGCGATATCCTCATTTTGCTGAACTTTGTTGGGTCACATCAAAGCTGAAAGAGGGTCCCTCTGCTGACATAATTGGGCCTTGGAAGGGCTGGCCATTCAATTCCTGTATTATTCGTCCAAATAATTCATTAGAAAAGGTGGCTGTTGCTTGTAGTGCCAGCAATATTAGAAGCAAAGAAAAGTCTGGGTTGGTTAGAGGCCTCATTGCTGTTGGTTTATTGGCATATAGAGGTGTCTACTCATCACCTAGAGAAGTCTCAATTGAGGTACGCAAGGTTCTTGAGCTCCTAGTTGGACAGATCAATGAAAAGGTTCAAGCTGGAAAAGATCGATATCAATATGTTCGTCTTTTATCACAAGTAGCTTATCTGGAAGATATGATCAACAGCTGGGTATACTCACTGCAGAG TTTAGAGCTGGACACTCCAACTATGGCAAACCCTAGCCTGACTAGTAAGGAATTTTTAGATAATCAGAATGCTCGTGTGGATAATGAAGTTCAAAGTGAAGAATGCAGGCCAAGTGTTTGTGGTGATAGCTGCCATGTGCCTGAAGTGCTGGTGGAAAGTACTATGGGAATTGCTGCTTTAGACATTGAACATCTTGACCTGAACCAAGGAAATGGTGATTCAAGTTATCCTTGCTCTGGTAATAGAGTTGCAATTTCTGAAGAAGGCTCTCCACAGAAAATTGTCACCTTGGGCCATTCTACAATGGATAAACTTCACAATTCACCTGCTGTAAGTCATTTGGTTGGTGCGATTTTGAATGAGGAGAATGGGATGAAATCTGGACTTTGCGGGTCGGAAAATAGTGAAAATCATGCAGTGGTGAGCGGCAAGTCTGGGTCATCAAAACATTCGAATGGATTTGCGTCCACAGAATCTGTTGGCCTTTCTGAGAATGGTCTTGTTAGTTCTAGTGAATTGGGTAATGCTAAGTTATCCAACGCCAAAGAAGTCTGCAACCAGGTAAATAATGTGTCCTCAATAAAGACTGGCTTTAGGTCCAGTGATGGTAAGCCAGACACTGATGAGCACATTATAGGTAACAGCTTCTCTTCTAGCAACAACAGCTTTTCTGCCAAGGGGGTTGTTTGTTTTTATCAATGTTGTGCTGAATGCCTATACAACCTCCATGGTTTGACGCAGAAAATCCTTATTCATGAGTGGGGATTGAACAGGAGTCATTGGACGGTAGAGGATGTACATGATGTTGTCGCATCATTATCGGTGCATCTTCTTTCagcaattacaaaaatttatgtTGCTGAAGATTTCAGCAATTCATGTGATGAGAGCCTGAAAGGCAAAAAGTATGTTGAATGTCCTGAAATTAGAACATGCCATTGCAACAAGCCGGGAAATAGAGTTGTCGTGCCGGTGGAATGTAGTTGTCACGACATAAGCCAAAGTTGCACTGCAAAAGAAAACACCTCCCGGAATACCCGACTCATGCttgattcaaaatttcttttcagaGATGGTGTACTGGTTCATGTAGATCCTGACAAGGATGTTTCTTTTCACTGTAAATATGAGACTCTGTGCCTCTGTTCTCTTATAGAGTTTATAGCAATGACCAAGCAGCCTTTTGATTGA
- the LOC121235773 gene encoding uncharacterized exonuclease domain-containing protein At3g15140: MAYTFPKAYLSCVSPFRPSYLYPLLPIVLSSQIRSLPPMHAFYLSASLSTAPQDKSSPPTLPSQEGSSSRWKPMCLYYTQGKCTKMDDAIHLGKFNHDCSRDLEVNISKLKCIHSQNLDFFLVLDLEGRVEILEFPVLMINAKTMEVRDFFHRFVRPSEMSEQRINEYIEGKYGKFGVDRVWHDTAIPFKEVLNQFEVWLAQHRLWEKQLGGSLNGAAFITCGNWDLKTKVPQQCKVSKMKVPPYFMEWINLKDVYLNFYKRRATGMMTMMKELRIPLVGSHHLGIDDTKNIARVLLHMVADGAVMQITAKRSSTSPEDVEFLFKNRIR, from the exons ATGGCGTATACCTTTCCCAAAGCTTATCTCTCCTGCGTTTCTCCGTTTCGCCCGAGCTATCTGTACCCTCTCCTTCCCATTGTTCTCTCTTCCCAAATTCGTTCGCTCCCTCCAATGCATGCTTTCTATCTCTCTGCATCTCTCTCTACTGCTCCCCAAGACAAATCGTCCCCTCCTACTCTTCCATCTCAGGAAGGAAGCAGCAGTCGTTGGAAGCCCATGTGTTTGTACTACACGCAAGGCAAGTGCACTAAG ATGGATGATGCTATCCACCTTGGGAAGTTCAATCATGATTGCTCCAGGGACCTTGAAGTGAATATTTCTAAGTTGAAATGTATACACTCCCAGAACTTAGACTTTTTTCTGGTGCTTGATTTGGAGGGCAGAGTTGAGATTCTTGAGTTTCCAGTTCTGATGATAAATGCAAAAACCATGGAGGTCAGGGACTTTTTCCACAG GTTTGTAAGGCCCTCGGAAATGAGTGAGCAAAGGATAAATGAATATATTGAAGGAAAGTATGGCAAGTTTGGAGTTGACCG TGTCTGGCATGATACAGCTATACCATTTAAGGAAGTACTTAATCAATTTGAAGTTTGGTTGGCTCAGCATCGCTTGTGGGAAAAACAGTTGGGTGGCAGTCTTAATGGGGCAGCATTTATAACTTG TGgaaattgggatttgaaaacaAAGGTCCCTCAGCAGTGCAAAGTCTCGAAGATGAAGGTTCCCCCATATTTTATGGAGTGGATCAATCTCAAAGATGTCTACTTAAATTTCTATAAAAGGAGG GCCACAGGAATGATGACCATGATGAAGGAACTTCGAATACCATTGGTGGGAAGTCATCATCTTGGGATTGATGACACAAAGAACATAGCAAGAGTGTTGCTACATATGGTTGCTGATGGTGCAGTCATGCAGATTACCGCTAAGAGGAGTTCCACTTCTCCTGAAGATGTTGAATTCCTATTCAAGAATCGGATAAGATAG